The DNA segment CTCGTCGTTCTGGCGGCTGTTGCGCCCCACCAGCACCGTGAAACCGTCTGGCGAGCGGAAGGTCATCGGCCTTGCGGGGCGCGGTCGGGAACGCGGCGTCGGGCGATCGCGGGCATATCCGGCCTCGGCGAGGGCCGCCGCCACCTCCTCTATCTCCGGCCGCGACGAGGCAAGCGCCAGGTCGGCGCTCAATTGGGTCAGGTAGGCTTCCTCTGCCGCCAGCGATTCCAGGCGGCGCGGCACTTCCTCGGATGCGCTGCGCGCTTTGTGGTACGCTTTGAAGTAGCGCTGCGCATTCTCCAAGGGCGTCTCGTCGGGGTTCAAGTCAATGGTCATCTCCTGGCCGGACAGCCCAGGCAGGGTAACGCGGGTCTGCCCCTTGCGGATTTCGCCCAAGTGGTTGAGCAGAACCTGGCCGCACTCCAGCAGGCGGTTGATCTCGTCCGGCGACATCGCTTCGCGCTCCAGCGCCTGCCGGCGTCGGGCGAGCGCCTGGGCGGCGTCGGCGAGGAGGCTGCGCACGGACGCCCGCGCCGCCGCATACGGGTCGGCCGTCTCCCGGGCGGCGCGGTACGTCTCAATCGCCTGGCTCATGGATAGCGCGGGCTGCCACTCGCCCAGGTGGGTGAGTGCGTAGGGGGCGTAAGCGACGATGGTTTCGGCCTGGATGCCCACGCTCGGTGCCCAGCGGCCGGTCTCCAGCGGGGCGAACAGGTTGGCGAGTTCACGCAGGATGCGCTGCGGGTCCGCGCTGCCCGCCCGCGCCAACGCCTCGCGCGCCGCCAGCGGGCTAAGCCCCTGCACCGCGCCCACGAGCGCCCGCTCTGTTGGCATGTCGGCGCGTTCCCGGAGCAGCCGCGCCAGTCGCTCCTCGCTCCATTCGGGCAGGGGGACTCGGTTCTGCGCGGGCGGGGGCACGTAGGCGCGGTTGGGCAGCACCACCCGATAGCGATTCACATCCGGCCCCACGCGCTTGACGCATTCCAGAATCACGCCATCGGAGGAGACCAGGACGATGTTGCTATGCTTGCCCATGATCTCGGCGATGAGGGTGAGGGATTCGCCCGCGCGCTCAAACCGCAGGTGCAGGATGCGCTCCAAGGCGGGCTGATGCACGTCGGCCAGCCGCGCGCCGACCAGGAGTTTGCGCATCTGGAGCAACAGGGGAGAAGGTGTTTCCGTGCCGCGCCGGGGCTTCTCGGCGGCGAAGTGGACGCGCGGATGGAAGGGCTGTGCCGAGAGCACCAGGTCGTGGCGGGCCTGCCCCGCGTACAGTTCCAGGGCCACGGTCAGGGCGTCGGGTTGCACCACGGATTGGACTCGCCCACCCAACGCGCGCGCCCGAATCTCCTGCACCACGGCCGCCAGCGTGAGCGCGTCAAAGAACATCTCACCAATTCCAGGTCAACTTCTGGGCGAATTGCTCCAATGTGTCCGAGCCGCGAATCCGAACCCGCCGCAGTTGGAACATGCCGTCGGAAGTGTGCGTCGCGCCCGCTTGCGACACCACGGCGCCCCAGAAGTAGGCCGACTTCAGCACGTCCACGACGTTCTGGTCGTATTGCCCCGACGGATAGGCGAAGAAGCGGCACGTCTTGCCGGTGCGCTCCTCAATGGCCTCCTTGGAGCCGATCACCTGCCACACGATGTAGTCCACCGGCTTGTTGGTGAGGTCGGCATGGGTGTAGGTGTGCGGCTCCATGTCCATGCCCATCTGGCTCATCACCATCACCTGCGGCCAGGTCAGATAGGCCTCGTCGCCCCGATCAATCGGTTCCGTTACCAGGAAGAACGTCCCCGTGAACCCGTATTTCATCAGCAGCGGGAACGCATACTCAAAGTTGTCGCGGTATCCGTCGTCAAACGTGAGGATGACGGGCTTGGGGGGCAGCGGGTCGCCCCGTTGCAGGTGGCGGTTCAGGTCGTGCAGGCTGATGGACTGGTAGCCGTTCTCCTTGAGGTAGCGCAGTTGCTGCTCAAAGGCTGCGGGCGGCACCGACAGGTCGCGGCGGATCGCATCCGCGCCGCGCGGCGGGACGGAGATGTAGTGGTACATGAGGATGGGCACGTAGGCGGTGCGGGCGATGCCGTCGGGCGTGGGCCACGGCGTTGGCGTGGGCGTGGGCAAGGGCGTGGCCGTGGGGATGGGCGACGGGCACGGCGCGCACGTGGGGGCAGGTGTGGCTGTGGGCGGGGCCTGCGTGGCCGTCGCCGTGGGGGTGGGCCAGGGCGTCGGCGTCGCCGACGGTCGGGATGCCGCACTGCAAGAGGCAAGCAGCGTGATGCAAAGGATTGACGCAACCAGCAACCGTCTGTGGGTAGATGACCTCATGGCCTCCTGCCTCCAAGTGGTAGGTGAGGGTATCGCAGGCGACGGCTTCTGTCAAATCGGGCCGTGGCGCGTTCCGGTGCTTTTGACACCCGCGTGGCCCGAAGGTAGAATGCGTCGCTGTTGCGCACCCAAGACGCACGGAGCGCGAGGAGGGAACCATTCGCACCGCGAAGCCGAACCACATGCGACGAACCATCACGCTGATCCTGGGCACGCTGTTGAGCCTGCTGTTCCTGTGGCTGGCCTTCAGGCAGGTGCACCTGCGCGAAGTGTGGAACGCCCTGCGGCAGGCGAACCCGTGGCTGGTGAGCGCGGCGCTCGGGGCGTTTCTGGCAACGCAGGTGGTGAAAGCCGCCCGCTGGAAGGCGCTGTTCTACCCGGAGCACGGGGCGCGGCGGTTCGGAAAACTGCTGCGTGTCATCTACATTGGCCAGATGGTCAATGCGGCCGTGCCTGCGCGCCTGGGCGAGATCGCGCGGGCCTACCTGCTGGCGCGGATTGAGGCCATCAGCGCCGCCTACGCGCTCGGCACCGTGGTGCTTGAAAAGGCGCTGGACAGCCTCATGCTGCTGCTGGTCGTGCTGGTAACGTCAATCTTCATGCCGTTCCCGTCTTGGGTCAAGGGGTCGTCGCTTGTCGTGAGCGGGGGGATGGTGGCGCTGCTGGCGGCCATGACGGTGCTGTCGCGGTGGGAGAGCCGCCTGCCCGCCTGGGTGGTGCGGGTGGCCGGGCCGGACTCCTGGCTAGGACGCATGGGGGTGATGGCTGCGCTGCAGCGCGCTGCCTTGAGCCTCCGGCCGCTCAAGAGTTTGCGGATGAACCTGGTCCTTTGGGGCTGGTCGGCAGGCAATTGGGCGCTCATGATTCTTACCAACCTGCTGGCTTTCTGGGCGTTTGGGCTGCGCCTGCCGTGGACGGCGGCGCCACTCCTGCTGGCCATCCTGAACATCGGGATCATCGTCCCGTCATCGCCCGGGCGAATCGGGGTGTTCCACTACCTCTGCGTCCTCACGTTGGGCCTCTACGGGGTGGATCCCGCGCTGGCGCTGGCCTGCGGGATCGTGCTTCATGCCCTGGTGTACGTTCCCATCTTCGTCCTTGGCGCCTACTTCCTGTGGCGCGAGAACTACGATTGGTCCAGGCTGGCGGAACTTGCCCCGCTGGAAAACCCGTAGGGCCTCGGGATTCAGCGGCGCGCCCTCGCATGACGGGTATCCGCAAACTTCGGGACCGCGTCCTGGCCGATGGTAGTGTATCTTGTTCGGTGGGAATTGCGCCACCCGGGCTAAAGACGGCGGGTGCAGGTGTGGAGACCAGCCTCTGCGCTCGCAATGGGTCGGCGGCACAACGCCAAAACACGTAGGGCGGCTTTCCATAGCCGCCGCAAACAGGGGGCAGGCATGGAAACCTGCCCTACTCAATGCATTTCATGCTGTCGCTCATCGGTCTGACCAATTTCTACCGAATGTACACTGCCTGGCCGATGGCGAACTTGCCAACCGCGCCCGCTAACGTATAATGGGATATGCGCGGCGGGGCTGCCCGCGCCGCCGGAGCGCCGGGGTATGCGAAGAGGCGGCGTCAGCCGTCGCGCAGATCTGCAACCCGCACGAAACCACAACCGCCCCGCAAGCGAGGGCAACGGGAGTCGGATAGATGACAGCGAATAACGAGACTGCGTGCGAACCCAGCGGCACGCCGATTTGGCATGCGCAACCCATCGGCGCTGTGGCCGATGCGCTGGGGACAAGCCTCTCCTCGGGCCTGTCGCCTGAAGTGGCGGCGGCCCGCCTCAAGGAGTGCGGGTACAACGAACTTTCCGAGAAGCCCCGCCCCAGTTTCTGGAAGCGCCTGTGGGATCAACTCACCAGTTTTCTGGTGATCATCCTCATTGTAGCCAGCCTTATCTCCATTTTCATCGGCGAGTACGTGGACGCGGCGGCCATCATGGCCATCGTGGTGCTCAACGCCGTGCTGGGCGTGATCCAGGAGTCCCGCGCCGAGGAGGCGCTCACGGCCCTGAAGCGCATGGCGGCGCCCGAGGCGCACGTCATCCGCGGGGGGCGGCTCATTACCATCCCCGCCCGAGAGTTGGTGCCCGGCGACCTGGTGGTGCTGGAGGCGGGCAATTACGTCCCCGCCGACCTGCGCTTGGTGGAGAGCGTCAACCTGCGCATAGACGAGGCTTCGCTCACCGGCGAGTCCACGCCCGCGGCCAAGCACGCCGAAGTCGTCCTGGACCGGGGCCTGGCGCTCGGCGACCGCGACAACTCGGCCTACATGGGCACTCTGGTAACCTACGGGCGCGGGCGAGGCATCGTGGTCGCCACGGGCATGCACACGGAAATCGGCCTCATCGCCGACATGATCCAGAGTTTTGAGGAGGAGCCGACGCCGCTCCAAATCAAACTGGATCAACTGGGGAAGTGGCTGGGCATCGCGGCCCTTGTGGTGTGCGCCATCGTGTTTGGCGTGGGCGTGGCACGGGGCATCCCCCCGCTGACTATGTTCATCACCGCCATCAGCCTGGCCATCGCCGCCGTGCCCGAGGGCCTGCCCGCTGTCGTTACCATCTGCCTGGCGCTGGGGTTGCAGCGCATGGTGCGGCGGCACGCCCTGCTCCGCAAACTCCCCGCCGTGGAGACGCTGGGCAGCGCCACAACCATCTGCTCCGACAAGACGGGCACGCTCACCAAGAACGAGATGACCGTGGTGCGCGTCTATAGCGACGGCGAACTCATCACCGTAACCGGCGAGGGGTACGACCCCAGGGGCGAGTTTCGGCAGAACGGGCATGAGGTGGACGTGCGGCGGCCCGGCGGGGTGCGCGATGTGCTGCTCGCCGCGGCGCTGTGCAACGATTCGCGGCTGGAGACCAGCGGCACCGGTGAGACGGGCCAGCAGACATACCGCATGGTGGGCGACCCCACCGAGGGCGCGCTGGTTGTGGCCGCGGCCAAGGCCGGGCTTTGGAAAAGCGACCTGGAAGAGCAGTACCCCCGCGTGGCCGAAATCCCCTTTGATTCCGACCGCAAGCGCATGACCACCATCCACAAGGACGCCAACGGCTATGTGGCGTTTACCAAGGGCGCTGGCGACATCATCGTCTATCTCTGCGACACCTACGAGCAGGACGGCCAGGTGTACCCGATGACCGACCAGGCCCGCGAGCGAATCCTGCGCATCCAGGAGCAAATGGCCAGCGACGCCCTTCGCATCCTCGGCGTGGCCCGCCGGCATTTGGACGCCATCCCGCCCGAAGACCGCATGCACGAAGTGGAGCGGAACATGACGTTCCTGGGCCTCGTGGGCATGATAGACCCCGCCCGGGCAGAGGTCAAGGACGCCATCGCATTGGCCCGCAACGCCGGCCTGAAGACGGTGATGATCACCGGCGACCACGACCGCACGGCCATGGCCATCGCGCGGCAGTTGGACTTGCTCACCCCCGGCCGCCAACTGGTTACCGGCGTGGAACTGGAGCAGATGTCGGACGAGGAACTGTCGGAGATCGTGAACGAGATTGACGTCTTCGCCCGTGTCTCCCCACATCACAAGGTGCGCATTGTGGAGGCCCTCAAGAATCGGGGGCACATTGTCGCCATGACCGGCGACGGCGTGAATGACGCGCCGGCCCTCAAGCGCGCGGACATCGGCGTGGCCATGGGCATCACCGGCACCGACGTCTCCAAAGAGACCGCCGACATGGTGCTCACCGACGACAACTACGCCAGCATCGTAGCGGCCATAGAGGAAGGCCGCATCATCTACTCCAACATCCGCAAGTTCGTGTACTACCTTCTCTCGTGCAACGTGGGCGAAATCCTCGTGGTCTTCCTGGCGACCATCTTCAACTGGGGGCTGCCCCTGAGTGCGATTCAACTGCTCGTGCTCAACCTGGTTACCGACGGCGCCCCAGCCCTGGCGCTGGGCCTGGAGAAGGGCGATCCGGACATCATGGACCGCCCGCCGCGCCCCGTCAACGAGCCCATCATCAACCGTCCGATGGTCATCGGGATCATCACCCAGAGCATCGCCATTGCCGCCGCCACGCTGGCTGCGTTC comes from the Chloroflexota bacterium genome and includes:
- a CDS encoding NFACT family protein, giving the protein MFFDALTLAAVVQEIRARALGGRVQSVVQPDALTVALELYAGQARHDLVLSAQPFHPRVHFAAEKPRRGTETPSPLLLQMRKLLVGARLADVHQPALERILHLRFERAGESLTLIAEIMGKHSNIVLVSSDGVILECVKRVGPDVNRYRVVLPNRAYVPPPAQNRVPLPEWSEERLARLLRERADMPTERALVGAVQGLSPLAAREALARAGSADPQRILRELANLFAPLETGRWAPSVGIQAETIVAYAPYALTHLGEWQPALSMSQAIETYRAARETADPYAAARASVRSLLADAAQALARRRQALEREAMSPDEINRLLECGQVLLNHLGEIRKGQTRVTLPGLSGQEMTIDLNPDETPLENAQRYFKAYHKARSASEEVPRRLESLAAEEAYLTQLSADLALASSRPEIEEVAAALAEAGYARDRPTPRSRPRPARPMTFRSPDGFTVLVGRNSRQNDEVTFKMASPEDVWLHVRGVAGAHVIIRGGGRAVSEPALTFAARLAAYYSAARGEPSAQVDWTLRKHVRRMPGGRPGLVTYSHEQTLVVPASLPEDAAEVSP
- a CDS encoding polysaccharide deacetylase family protein — its product is MRSSTHRRLLVASILCITLLASCSAASRPSATPTPWPTPTATATQAPPTATPAPTCAPCPSPIPTATPLPTPTPTPWPTPDGIARTAYVPILMYHYISVPPRGADAIRRDLSVPPAAFEQQLRYLKENGYQSISLHDLNRHLQRGDPLPPKPVILTFDDGYRDNFEYAFPLLMKYGFTGTFFLVTEPIDRGDEAYLTWPQVMVMSQMGMDMEPHTYTHADLTNKPVDYIVWQVIGSKEAIEERTGKTCRFFAYPSGQYDQNVVDVLKSAYFWGAVVSQAGATHTSDGMFQLRRVRIRGSDTLEQFAQKLTWNW
- a CDS encoding flippase-like domain-containing protein codes for the protein MRRTITLILGTLLSLLFLWLAFRQVHLREVWNALRQANPWLVSAALGAFLATQVVKAARWKALFYPEHGARRFGKLLRVIYIGQMVNAAVPARLGEIARAYLLARIEAISAAYALGTVVLEKALDSLMLLLVVLVTSIFMPFPSWVKGSSLVVSGGMVALLAAMTVLSRWESRLPAWVVRVAGPDSWLGRMGVMAALQRAALSLRPLKSLRMNLVLWGWSAGNWALMILTNLLAFWAFGLRLPWTAAPLLLAILNIGIIVPSSPGRIGVFHYLCVLTLGLYGVDPALALACGIVLHALVYVPIFVLGAYFLWRENYDWSRLAELAPLENP
- a CDS encoding cation-translocating P-type ATPase, producing the protein MTANNETACEPSGTPIWHAQPIGAVADALGTSLSSGLSPEVAAARLKECGYNELSEKPRPSFWKRLWDQLTSFLVIILIVASLISIFIGEYVDAAAIMAIVVLNAVLGVIQESRAEEALTALKRMAAPEAHVIRGGRLITIPARELVPGDLVVLEAGNYVPADLRLVESVNLRIDEASLTGESTPAAKHAEVVLDRGLALGDRDNSAYMGTLVTYGRGRGIVVATGMHTEIGLIADMIQSFEEEPTPLQIKLDQLGKWLGIAALVVCAIVFGVGVARGIPPLTMFITAISLAIAAVPEGLPAVVTICLALGLQRMVRRHALLRKLPAVETLGSATTICSDKTGTLTKNEMTVVRVYSDGELITVTGEGYDPRGEFRQNGHEVDVRRPGGVRDVLLAAALCNDSRLETSGTGETGQQTYRMVGDPTEGALVVAAAKAGLWKSDLEEQYPRVAEIPFDSDRKRMTTIHKDANGYVAFTKGAGDIIVYLCDTYEQDGQVYPMTDQARERILRIQEQMASDALRILGVARRHLDAIPPEDRMHEVERNMTFLGLVGMIDPARAEVKDAIALARNAGLKTVMITGDHDRTAMAIARQLDLLTPGRQLVTGVELEQMSDEELSEIVNEIDVFARVSPHHKVRIVEALKNRGHIVAMTGDGVNDAPALKRADIGVAMGITGTDVSKETADMVLTDDNYASIVAAIEEGRIIYSNIRKFVYYLLSCNVGEILVVFLATIFNWGLPLSAIQLLVLNLVTDGAPALALGLEKGDPDIMDRPPRPVNEPIINRPMVIGIITQSIAIAAATLAAFLIGRMWFGGTEVHARTMAFATLSISELLRAYTSRSERHPLISIGIWSNRFMQWAVLASLAIIMLIIYVPFLDPIFDTTFLTLREWEVILPLVFVPAIVAELTKWVWRRLDQRRKSASPSPA